In Colletotrichum destructivum chromosome 1, complete sequence, the sequence AAGCAGACGAACggccttctttctcttcgccATCCTTCGCGCCGTTCTTTCGTCAGCAGTCTTCGTCATTGTCAGCATTGTAATCTCACCCTTTTTTGTTCCTTCACATCCCTTTCTGTCTCTTCCCATCTCCGACTCAttctatctctctctctctcttttgtTTTCTCGCCACCTGATATGACAGCATCTCGACCAACCACCTGCACCATTGACGCCTTGCAAccccaccatcaccgtcctATCGCGGCTCCGGCCTGACGACCGCCCCAACATAACACCCTACACGCCCCCGCGCAACGAGTCACAGCGAGAGATCCGAGATAAACAACCAGACACCGCGAGGACTCGAAGACTGCGCCTCTGCACCCGACAAGATGCTTCGCAAGAAGGAGGTGTACACGACCATCACGCCAATTCCCGGCTTCATCCCCCGCCAGCTCGCCATCGACATCCTGCACTCCCACTCCGAGGTCATCACCCTCAaccccctcgtcctcgaccacaAGCCCATCAAGGCGCCCCGCGATGCCGCCTCGGACGAGTACTACTCGACCTGGTACGAGATCAGCCAGCGCATCCAGTACATCCCCGGCATCGGCAAGATGGGCTCCGGCAAGATCAGCTTCAACGGCTGCTTCCACGACATGCCCTGGGGCCTGCAGACCCACACCTACGCGCCCATGAACATCGACATCCGCATCAAGTACCGCATCGACGGCAACCAGCCCGGCATCGAACCCCCGCAGCCCCCCGAGATCGGCATGTCCGGCCTCGGAGtccccgccgacggcctctACCTGCGCGAGGACATTGAGATCCGCTGCAACGTCACCATGGTCGCCTTCGTCAAGACTCAGCAAAAGGCCGCGAGCAAGGAGATGGTGTCGCGCAtcatcaagaaggccgagctgctcgacgccggcgtgcTGCAGGCCAtgatcgaggacggcaagctcAAGACCTTCAACCCGGCCGATCGCACCAACACGGCCGCCCAGTCCGGAATGCGCTCCCCCACCTTGCGCCACCAGCGCCCCGACGGCAGTCCGAGACCCGAGTCGTACTCTCCTTCCAACGCCTACCATGTGCCGAGACCCGTGTCGGCGCAGCAGAACCTCAGACCTGGATCGCAGGGCGGCTATGGCCACCAGTACGGCCACCAGTACAGCCAGTCGGCCGAGCTGCAGTCCCACACGTACCAGAGCGCGCCCCAGACGTCCTTCGTTGCCGAATTACCGGGCAACTTTTACCACCCGAacccgcagcagcagcagcagcagtccaACAACTCGCAGCCGTCGCCCGGCCTGCACCCCGACCGCGACTCCATGTCGCAGCAGTCCCAGCTGTCGCCTGACCCCAACTCCTGGCGCTGgtcccaaggccaacggAGCCCCTCGCAGCAGAGCTCGCGCCCGACGAGCATGGCGTCGTCCGAGGCGAGCAGCGGCTTCGCAAGCCCCTCGCTCGACCACAAGGGCTTCTCGTCCGAGCTGCCCACGCACCCCGAGACACAGGAGGAGCACCGCGGGAACCCCACcaaggcgatggaggcgtcGAGGCACCGGGTCAACGGCCCCCAGGCCTACCAGGCCTACCAGGCCTACAGCTATAACCCTCAGGACTATGCACCGCCGGGACGGTAGTCGGCCGTCGCAGCCGACACTCGTAATGAAAGGCATGGCGTTAGGGGATTATCTGATTGAAGCACCGGggtaggggaggggaggggattTTACGACTTTATGTTCTTGACACGTTCTCTCAATGATACCGCCTTTGTTTCTGGGGATTTTATGAATGATATCTTCTTGGGTCACGGCCGTACGTCCGGAAAAGGCGTCACAGTATAGTTAATTCTTTTttggtttcttcttttttttcctttccacCGTCACATTCTGGCTAATATTTGCGCATCGCTCTTCGCGAGAAATATATACAAAAGTCTGCCGTGCCTCGTCTTTTCCCGTGACACATCACCACTGCCCACTACCATCCATGACTGCCGTCGATGTAGGCCTAGTTCGGAGTGACAAAAGTGTGCCGGAAACGATCACTACATGTAGTCATTCTCGCCTCGTTCTAAGCAACAGATGCTGCTATGCGCCGCCTCCAACCCTTTCAGCGGCCGGGACAGAAAGCTCGAGCAAACCGGACATCTACCGGAAAGGGAAGACCATGGTCGAGAATGGCGTACGAGAGCTAAGCCGACTGCAGATGCGTGAGATGTGCCGATGTGCGCCGGCCCGTGGCTTCAGCCGCCGTGCATGACCGCCTGCCAGCCGTGATATCCAGTGACGGGGCGTGACGGTCCCGTCCCATCCAAATCTTGTGTCTTCAGCCCAGCAACAAACGATAAAATGAAAAatgaagaggaaaagaaagaaaaaacctCGTCCTAGTATTCAGAGCCGTAGAAAGACACGCCAACAAGCCGCAAGGAAAAAGATGGAACACGATGAGAACGTATGGTACAAGATCCCCAGCCCGCCCAACAAAGTCACACATTCCAGCCCGGGTCATCCATGTCAACCGGGTAACGAGCAAGGTCCGTCTAAAGAAAAACAGAAAGCATCAACgccgctctctctctctctctgcccctATTTTTTAGGGCAAGTAAGCCAAATAACATTCCCAGGATGGCGGACGTTGCCAAAATGATACACATCAGCGCGACAGGGAGCTCACGACACGGGGTTCTTGCGGGGACGACCGCGGCCGCGCTTCTTGGGGGGCTCCTCGTCAATGTTCTGGGCCTTTTCGGCCTTGTTCTCGGGAGCGACCGCCTCTTCGACGACCCCGGCTTCTTCCACTAGTCCGGCCTCTGCCGCGTCACGCTTTGGCTTCCGGCCCGGCCTGCCCACGGGCTTGTCCTCGGCGGTAGGAAGGGGGTTCTTACGGGGGCGGCCGCGGCCCCTCTTGGCGGGCACGACGGATGCCTTGATGTGCTTTTCGCGTCCGCCCTGTGCCTTCCAGTAGTCCTCGAGGTGTTGGTGGGCGTACACCTTCACTTGACTCTCAGGCTCCCACGACCGATCGGGCGTTCCGACCCAGCAGATGAGGAGGTGAATGGCGCCCGAGGGTTTCTTCTTGTGCTTCTCGACCCTCAACACATGCCAGAGGTTcttgtcggccatggcgccTAAccggccgccctcgacgctgTCCCAGTATTCGAAaagggcctcctcggcgtcctcttGGATGTTCTGCTCCGGCTCCCAAGTCGGTTCGTCGTTCTTCCAGCTGACTTGCATCTGGAAAAGGGTCTTGTCCTTGGGGTCGCGGCGATGTCCAATAATCTTTTCAAGCACGAAGATTCCCTTCTTGGGGTCATCcacttcctcgtcttcgtcttcatcggcacCGGTGTCGGGGGTAGCATCTTGGGTAGGCGCAGCAGCTTTGACAGTGTCTGCGTTGTCAGCTGCATTGGCATTGTCTGCGTCTTCAGCTGCATTGGCAGTAGCAACATTGATTTCGTTATCGTCCGCAGCCGGAGAGGCCACTGTGTCGGGTCAATGCCATTGTTCGGTTACCGGACGTacgggggaaggggggaggttATTCCTTACCTTGGGCGGCCTTTTTCACGGGGCTTGTAGCGCGGATCTCCTCTTCCGCCACCTCCGTCTCGAGCTGGTTGCCAACTTGGACCAAGGTATCATTGGGATCGGTGGCGTTGGCAGCATCGATGTT encodes:
- a CDS encoding Putative chromo/chromo shadow domain, Chromo-like domain superfamily, AT hook, DNA-binding protein, producing the protein MAHFDESTAPSNGTQPAKLSQATLKNSSLNFLSSTSKPPGSQLPQPSRRVKTLAAIGAARPDASRSHSPPSQLLSPHNPESPSRGKALSDTAGEDLNVVDRGTPADTISAAPTAVMEVPVESAEPSASTAPARATPEVEAPSSTRESSVPRSGSGVLSSVRKTFNSAVHNLTAQRTGTTTVTTTIEQTVISRKLSKEPESDKTPSPDDKEVENNIDAANATDPNDTLVQVGNQLETEVAEEEIRATSPVKKAAQVASPAADDNEINVATANAAEDADNANAADNADTVKAAAPTQDATPDTGADEDEDEEVDDPKKGIFVLEKIIGHRRDPKDKTLFQMQVSWKNDEPTWEPEQNIQEDAEEALFEYWDSVEGGRLGAMADKNLWHVLRVEKHKKKPSGAIHLLICWVGTPDRSWEPESQVKVYAHQHLEDYWKAQGGREKHIKASVVPAKRGRGRPRKNPLPTAEDKPVGRPGRKPKRDAAEAGLVEEAGVVEEAVAPENKAEKAQNIDEEPPKKRGRGRPRKNPVS